From a region of the Penaeus vannamei isolate JL-2024 chromosome 2, ASM4276789v1, whole genome shotgun sequence genome:
- the noc gene encoding zinc finger protein Noc, with amino-acid sequence MVVLESKGMLTAGSNQYLQPDYLSPLPTTLDAKKSPLALLAQTCSQIGADSSKPLPSEKKKEEEKKEKTTPTPIDATRRSPAFKPYESATKKSLPEETTSEEKNAGRKTPASQPSSARSPSNSSNGGASSGGHTKEENGRRSSEGGATSSASTTPIIRSGLEVLAGHPKDVPLGTYRAGVPPLLPPGYPGLESHPALRGAPPGLMPSLNLHGLPSTLASVYPSAAAAALYSSAGLPTSSLPPSLLPSPYMTYTRVKTTGGGEAVVPVCRDPYCTGCPYSVQNNHLLQSGGACPPSCTQCEQAKAALSALPGLSSLPSSSLVPASSILPPTSVAAAAAASLYSPSAASTLLSGPPRPYVCNWIAGDTYCGKRFSTSEELLQHLRTHTNMTTADTTSLSLLSNPLHAHALLGSAHSALHRPGMPYPAPALSPLTAARYHPYSKPASALTSSLSTSAALTPTLPGLPPYASALSAYPPGYPSPYAGLYPRPPL; translated from the exons ATGGTGGTTCTCGAGTCTAAAGGGATGTTGACTGCAGGGAGTAATCAATATTTACAACCGGATTATCTGTCACCACTACCCACCACG CTGGACGCCAAAAAGTCACCCCTCGCGCTTCTTGCGCAGACATGCTCCCAGATCGGAGCAGACTCTTCAAAACCTCTTCCttctgagaagaagaaagaggaggagaagaaggagaagaccacGCCGACGCCCATCGACGCCACCCGTCGCTCCCCAGCCTTCAAGCCTTACGAAAGTGCGACCAAAAAGTCTCTCCCCGAGGAGACCACGAGCGAGGAGAAGAACGCAGGCCGGAAGACCCCAGCCAGCCAGCCCTCGAGTGCGAGGTCCCCCTCGAACTCCAGCAACGGCGGCGCTTCCTCCGGAGGCCACACCAAGGAGGAGAACGGACGTCGCAGCAGCGAAGGAGGAGCCACATCCTCCGCCTCCACGACTCCCATCATCCGATCAGGACTTGAAGTGCTGGCGGGCCACCCGAAGGACGTGCCTCTGGGCACCTACAGAGCTGGAGTGCCTCCGCTCCTGCCGCCAGGGTACCCCGGGCTGGAGAGCCACCCAGCTCTGCGCGGGGCTCCTCCAGGCCTCATGCCCAGCCTGAATCTGCACGGGCTGCCCTCCACCCTGGCGTCAGTGTACCCGAGTGCTGCCGCCGCGGCACTCTACTCCTCGGCAGGATTACCCACATCCAGCCTGCCGCCCTCTCTCCTGCCGTCGCCCTACATGACCTACACCCGCGTGAAAACCACAGGAGGCGGTGAAGCTGTAGTGCCTGTGTGTCGTGACCCTTACTGCACCGGCTGTCCGTACTCCGTGCAGAACAACCACCTCCTCCAGTCCGGGGGCGCCTGCCCGCCCTCCTGTACACAATGCGAGCAAGCCAAGGCTGCTCTCAGTGCCCTGCccggcctctcctccctcccctcctcctccctggttCCCGCCAGCAGTATCCTGCCGCCTACATCAGTAGCCGCGGCTGCGGCTGCGTCGCTCTACTCCCCTTCTGCCGCCTCCACCCTCCTGAGCGGCCCCCCGCGGCCCTACGTGTGCAACTGGATAGCGGGCGACACGTACTGCGGCAAGCGGTTTTCCACCTCGGAGGAGCTGCTGCAGCACCTGAGAACGCACACCAACATGACCACCGCCGACACCACTTCGCTCAGCCTCCTGTCGAACCCtctgcacgcccacgccctcctGGGCTCCGCTCACTCCGCCCTCCACCGGCCAGGAATGCCTTACCCCGCCCCAGCCCTCTCCCCGCTGACAGCAGCCCGGTATCACCCCTACAGCAAGCCCGCCTCCGCCCTCACCAGCTCCCTCTCGACGTcggccgccctcacgcccacgctgcCCGGCCTTCCCCCCTACGCCTCAGCCCTCTCGGCCTACCCGCCGGGATACCCCTCGCCCTACGCTGGCCTGTACCCACGCCCTCCTCTCTGA